A stretch of Gossypium hirsutum isolate 1008001.06 chromosome A06, Gossypium_hirsutum_v2.1, whole genome shotgun sequence DNA encodes these proteins:
- the LOC107961707 gene encoding pentatricopeptide repeat-containing protein At3g42630, which translates to MVTCRPFHSCRLEFRTKMEGQSLLMRTPRAFSITSVKSNPSSPNFNNNQPLSREIIWRWKREGRILRRDNLVDCASLVQTLARKRMPHIAHQLLLELNSQGLIPNTATLSALMLCYADNGLFTQAEAIWEEMLNTSSFMPAIPLVSKFLNAYGNMGQFHRVQKILDHVILHRFNLLPQVYPVAISCFGKHGQLDLMENTLKEMVSKGLSIDSATGNAFVRYYSIFGSLTEMESAYARFKRSRHLIDEEGIRAMSFAYIKEGKFYKLGEFLTDVGLGRTDLGNLLWNLLLLSYAANFKMKTMQRQFLKMLNSGFLPDLTTFNIRALAFSRMSMFWDLHLSLEHMKHESIVPDLATYGCVVDAYLDRRLGRNLDFILSNMNADESPIILTDPLVFEALGKGDFQSSSEAFMELKSQKKWTYRQLIAVYLKKQFRRNQIFWNY; encoded by the exons ATGGTTACTTGTCGGCCCTTTCACTCTTGCAG ACTTGAGTTTAGGACCAAAATGGAAGGTCAGTCGCTGCTTATGAGAACACCTCGTGCCTTCTCTATTACCTCTGTCAAATCAAACCCTTCATCACCGAACTTCAACAATAACCAACCTTTATCCCGGGAG ATCATTTGGCGATGGAAGAGGGAAGGACGTATCCTTAGGAGGGACAACTTGGTAGATTGTGCTTCATTGGTTCAAACCTTAGCTAGAAAAAGGATGCCTCACATTGCTCATCAGCTTTTACTTGAGTTAAATTCTCAAGGTTTGATACCCAACACTGCTACCCTTTCTGCTCTCATGCTTTGTTATGCAGATAATGGACTTTTTACCCAGGCTGAGGCAATATGGGAGGAAATGCTAAATACATCATCTTTTATGCCTGCTATTCCTCtggtttcaaaatttttgaatgctTACGGAAATATGGGGCAATTTCACCGAGTACAGAAAATTTTGGATCACGTAATTCTGCACAGGTTTAACTTGTTACCCCAAGTGTACCCAGTGGCTATCTCTTGCTTTGGAAAGCATGGGCAGCTTGATTTAATGGAGAATACATTGAAGGAGATGGTTTCAAAGGGTTTGTCCATAGATTCTGCCACTGGAAATGCTTTTGTTAGATATTATAGCATTTTTGGTTCCTTAACTGAGATGGAGTCTGCTTATGCTCGCTTTAAAAGGTCCAGACATCTGATAGATGAAGAAGGAATCAGAGCAATGTCATTTGCCTACATCAAGGAGGGTAAGTTCTACAAGTTGGGTGAATTTTTAACTGACGTGGGTCTTGGGAGGACAGATTTAGGCAATCTCTTATGGAATCTCTTGCTATTATCTTATGCTGCCAATTTCAAGATGAAAACCATGCAGAGACAATTTCTGAAAATGCTGAATTCTGGTTTCCTTCCTGATTTGACTACTTTCAATATAAGAGCATTAGCCTTCTCAAGAATGTCTATGTTCTGGGATCTCCATCTCAGCCTTGAACACATGAAACACGAAAGCATTGTTCCCGATTTGGCAACTTATGGATGTGTAGTAGATGCATACTTGGACAGAAGGCTTGGAAGAAATTTAGAtttcattttgagcaatatgAATGCTGATGAATCTCCAATAATACTAACAGATCCACTTGTGTTTGAGGCTTTGGGTAAAGGGGATTTCCAGTCAAGTTCAGAAGCCTTTATGGAGTTAAAGAGTCAAAAGAAATGGACTTATAGGCAGCTAATTGCAGTTTATCTCAAAAAACAGTTCCGAAGGAATCAAATCTTTTGGAATTACTAA